AACATGTTTGCCCTCCCCCAGGGGCCTTCAGGAGAGCATCCTCACCTTGAGAGAGGATTGCTAAGGACAGGACTTTCTGGTGCCCAGACGGTCTCATGAGGAAGACATCTTTAAGCAGGGTGAGTTCATCTGAGAGCAGGGAAAGCTGAAATCAGtccctggggaagggaaaggggctggaggtggTGGGGATGCCTCAGCAGTGTAAGTTGAGGGGCGGGGTCAGAGAGGAGAGTCCCAGGAGAGTGTACAGCAGAAATAACTGCATCTCCAAGACATCTTCAAGAGCCTGGCTCTGGAGGATGATGGGGGATTCATCTCTGGGCAGAAGCCCTGGTCCTTCTTGCACCCTGAGAGCATATTCAGCCTCTTGTCAGTGGCTGCAGGCTCTGCACAGGAGACCAAGCTCAACCAGAGACATGCCCACCTGTGTAGTTCAGGACTCCTTCCCTGGTGGCTGTGCTCGCTGTCCAGGGGTGGCCGCAGAGGTCCTCCCGGCCAGCTGCTCCCAGCTCCACCTTCAGTGACTAGCCTCCCTGGTTCCCAAGCCTGGGTTTCTGGGCTTCATATCAGTTCTTTGCGCTAGGCTTCTGTTCTGCCACCTTCCTTTCCCGCTCAAGTTATCTTGACTTGGGAACACCCTGATCCTTGAATGGCACCACATTTAAAAGCCCCCATGGTTGCCCACTTGTGTGTGTGAGGTCACCCTGATGGGCTTGGCTTCTCCTAAGACTGTCTTGTATTTGGGGCAGAGGAAAGGGTTCATGCCACAGAAAAACAGTTGACTCCTCAGGGTCAGGAAGGGTGGTGGCAAGTGCAACGCAGACAGGGGTCATCCAGGGGGCCCGGCTGGCACCCACACCCACTCTAAGCCCCCACATCTTGTTTGCCAAAGGAGCCAGTGTAGGAACAGGCAGGACTGTGCTCTACGGACACCACGGTGATGATAACCATTAGTcatcataaattttatttatttattttggctgtgttgggtcttcgttgctgcacgcgggcttcctctagttgcggtgagcgggggctactcttcgttgtggtgcgcgggcttctcattgcagtggcttctcttgttgtggagcacgggctctaggcgcgcaggcttcagtagttgcggcacgtgggctcagtagtcgtggcgcacgggcttagttgttctgcggcatgtgggatcttcctggaccagggctcgaacccgtgtcccctgcattggcaggcggattctaaaccactgcgccaccagggaagtcccataaatgtTAATAACAGCTACTGATTGACCTCCTGCCATGTGGCTGGCCTTTCTCCCAACAAACCTATGTGGATGTCAGTTACCACCTGCactttataggtaaggaaacccTCTCAGAGAGGTTGTGTAACATGCCTCAAGTTGCACAGCTGGTGAGTGGTAAAACCAGGATGGAAAGCCAGGTCTCTCCCCGATCTATAACCATCAGTCAAATTCTCCACAGGCTGTGCCTCCTCCACGAAGCCCACCGTGAATGTCTGAGGCCCTGTAGCCCCTCTGAAACACCATGGCACTGAGCCCCCATTTAAGCAGACACTCCCTGAGCACCCAATCTTTGTGCGCTGGAGCCTCTGCTGGCTTTTGGGAGACAAAGACAAACACCTTCAAGCACCTGAGATTTCACATCCCCTAGCAACCAGCATGGTttccgccttcttaaggtctcccaCCATTGGCAATTTTACATTTAACTAACCATTGCTCTCTAGAGCTGCCACTGCACGCTTCCACTATAACCTGTATTTATCAGCCAGAACTGATAACCTTTTCACTCATAAGCAGTGAACCTTAATAGTCTTTGCCAGTCTATGAGGGCCCCTGAGCAATTTCCATCAGGCTTTTTGATCAGCTGAAGCTATGGTGATCAGTACATCCAAGCTGGAGCCCTAGTAAGGCACAAAGTGAGAAAGTTTCAACCGAGGCCCCCAGCATTTGGACATTGTGACAGGTCCATTTCCCATCGTGTGAATTCTCTAGTGTGTCCTTGTCAGACTGTTGGGTGACGGCAATTCGCTATGAGTCACCAACCTCAGGTAACTCAGCTTTGCCAAATAACCAGTGATACTAACAAAACCTCATATAAGGGTGCTCTGAGCTCAGCCATCAAGGCATTAACAGACACCTCTGTGTGACCAGGTATGCGGGGTGGGGTAGGGGTAGCACCCCGGAAAGGGTCAGCCAGTGCCCCAGGTAGGGGTTCTTAAAGGGACCATAAGACTCAACTCACAGTCCTCACACAGTTCACAGGTTTATTTGTCCAAAATAAATACAGTCTGAGAACATCCATTTCAATACTCCTACACACGACTTCTTCACCAAAAGAGCAGCGTAAGATATAGACACACAGTTTGCAGTGCATGTTCTCAGGTTAGGCTCAGGAGGGTGTTTGCCCTGGCTTGTGCTGGGCTGGGTCTAGCTGTGAAGATCCCCTCCCCCAGCAAGGTTCCCTTCTCTGCTTGGGACCTGAGTCCCCTGCCAGGACCCCTACAGCCTGTTTCTGCTCCTGGAGGACCTGCCACCTCTCCTGTCTGCAGCCTAAAGAGAGCGGCATTCACAACCGTGTGGCCCTGTGGCCAGCCCCTCGCAGAGAGCTCTGTCCTATAACACCAGCTACCGCTGCAGGCCCATTGCCAACTCCTGACGCCAGAAGCAGCTCACCCCGGGCAAagggaaaaactgaggcacagctggCAGATGGATGGGAAGCACTCTCTCCTGAGCCCTGCCAGGAGACTGAGAGCCCCTGATGAAGGGAGAAAGGGACATTCACTACCCTCCCCCAGGTATCCACTGGGGCCTGGCCCACCAGGGAGCAGGAAGAGGGGGAGACCACCCTTTGTCTTCTCTTTGCAGATCAAAGGTTCGGGTCCACGTTCTCCTGGTCTGAGGCTGCCTCATCGTCATCTGGGGACTCCTATATCAGAGCCAGAGAAACCCAGTCATGGGCTTGTGTCACCCCCGAGTCGCAGCCTGGGGGCCagcatctccttcctcttgccccTGCTGCCAACGGAGCCAGAGGAGGCtctgccaccccctccccatgGTCCTTTGGCCTTCCCTCTGTCCTAGCTCCCAGGCTGCCCACGGCCACATGGCCCACCATTGGGTGACTCCCTCTTACCAGGCTGAGGCCCCTGTCCTGCCGCAGGGTAGCATAGAAGCTCAGCACACGGGGGTCACAGCGAACCACCATGGGGTCAAAGTCCAACACACATAGGCCCTGCAGGCTGCGGGCCCGGGAAAGGGCCACATAGGCCTGGCCGCTGGCAAACACACGGCCCAGAGAGATCTCCACGCAATCCAGGGACATGCCCTGGAGGATGGAGGGACAGGGCTGGAGCCAGCTCAGCCTGAATTCACTTGTGCCCAGGAACCTGACCCCACCTCCACCAGCCCAGCTATTGCCCCTGATCTCCTTGCCCAGTCCAGAGATTCTGAGTCAGAGAGACAGGATGGGTGTCTGAGTACAGGGGTGTCCAGGAGATACAGATCCAAGATAAGAGTAGAGGGATAAGGGTGAAAGGAAAGAGCTCAGGTCTGGGTCAGACAGGCATGGAAATGAATCTCGGCTCTGCAGGgcactaactgtgtgaccttggacaagttacttaacctctctgagccttggtttcctcttctgtaaaacaagaataattATTACAACTATACCTCCTACAGTTGTCGTAATATGTTAAAATTAACATATCCAATAGTGGCTCAGAAAATGGCAGGGCCCGAGATGACAGAGGGGAAGTGTATGTGtctaggaaagagagaggaagtgggATGGGAAATGCACTAAAGAAAGGTTTATTCTAGAGCTGGTCTGGAACTTTCCATCCAGGGCAAGTTCAACCCTCGAAAAGCCTCTAAGACCCCCCACCCTTCAACATGCCCCCGGCCTatcctgcccccatccccacactCACCTGGCTCTTGTGGATGGATATGGCCCAGGCCAGCTGGAGGGGCAGCTGCTGCCGGCTGAGAAGCCGGCCCCCAGTGGCCTGCACCATCCAGCGGTCTGCACGGATGACCTCGGTGACTCCACACAGGAACCGCACCTGGGGCAGCCCTGAGGGAGGCGTGGAGAAGTCCCACCTTTCAGTCCCACTCCAGGGCTCCAAGGTGAGGACAGGCCTCACCTTTCCATGCTAGCCTTTTCCTCTGCACACTAACCCCAGGGCCCTGCTGCAAACCCGAGCAGTAGGACTGCTCCCCTATCACTTACCTCTCCCCTCGGCTTCGAACCCAACTACTACCCCTCGGGCACCATTTACCAGGCCCCGAGACACTGCCAAGTTCTTCACCAGCATCACCTGCGAGAGAAGGAAAACTGGAGGCATGGACAGCAGGGCATCCCTACGCCTGGCCTCAGCTCCAGGGGTCGCTTCGGTGGATCTCTGAGGCTGGGGTCTGTCACAGAGGGGCACTGAGTCTGCTGGGGCCCCTGCGACAAACTACTTTATTTCCTTAGGTCTCAAGTTTCCCTTTGTGCCAAAGGGGAATGACATTTGCTCAGTTTGCCTCAGAAGGAGGGGGTAAAGAACAATAAGGTGACAGGGCACAATGACCATGTCTATTAGAGGGAATGTGTATGGACCTCAATCTTGAGGGATAGCCCTCTTCCAACCACTGTGCCTGCATTTCCCCCTAGGTGCCCTTTGGAACCTGAGAAAAGGATCCCACCCTCACCattgtggaaggaaggaggatgCTCACAGTAGAGGCTACGCTACAGAAGACAACTGAGTGCGGTAGGTATTTTACTCTGaatttagagatggggaaacccAGCTTCAGCAAAGGAAAGGGATTTGTCTAAAGCAACACTGCTTGGAGCTTCAGGTGGAGGAAGAGGACGGCAGTGGAAAATGGAAAGCAGGAAGGTGACTGGGAACAGGATGGAAGAAGTTTGCTATGGTCACATCTGGGCCCTCTGGCTGTGGAGCAGCCCGTGCAGAGGGGCTAGGATCAGGGAGGCCGATGCTCACAGGGTCTAGGCCCTGGTTCCCACTCACCTGAGCCCCCAGCTTTAGCTGAAGGAGCTGGCTAACGGGACATTGGGCATCCAGGGTCCGGgcttgctcagggtcactgtcCATGGCCTCAAAGCTGTGTACCTCACCTGGGAAAAGAGAGTTGGGCAAACAGATTACAAGTCACTGACTTGTGGCTCAATTTCTGAAAAAACACATATTAGACCAGGGCATGGAGAGAGGTAGTGAGCACAGCTCAAACCTAGCtggggctttggaatcagaggcctgggttcaagtctcatTTTTAGTGTTTACTGGCTGAATGACTTTGACCCAGGAAAGGTCACATCTCTCAAAGACACAATTACATCTGCAAATGTAAGGCACTTTATGGTCACAGGGGCTGGGACCGAGATATCTAAATGACACCAAGGGCCCAGGCTGCCTGTGGGGCCATGCCTGCCTGATGGCCTCTCCCAGCTGGTCtggcccagccccagctccctgcTCACCTGGTAGTTTCTGCAGCTGCCTCTCGTTGGTAAGGGCCACATCATCCTGGTGGGTGCAGAGCCTCGTGGCCACAATCCCATCTCGCCCCACCCTGTGGGCAGCCGTGGCCCGGAGCTGGCGGGTGACCTCATCTGAGCACCTGCAGAGGCCAGGCTATCAGGGCGGAGCCTACCTGAACCCCAGGGAAGGCGGGGCACGTGGGTGATACAGCCCATGCAGCAGGCCGTGGACCAGGCTTGGGGACTGGATGGGGCACCAGGGCAAGATTTGCTGGTTCCCCAAGCTGGCCAACTTGTTCCTTCCTTACTTGGACCCCAGACATGGAGAATGAGCGTGGGGGTGGTGCTTGGCTGGGATCATGGGCAGGCACCCTTCCCTGTGTCTGCCCCCGGGTTGGAGCTAGCCGCTCTCCTGAGGAAGTTAGGTATGAGGAGTGAGCATAGGCCAGAGATTTAGAGACTGAGGTGAGGCTCTGATGTTGATACCCTGTAATACTGGTACCCTATAATCAGATTGGCCTCCAAGCTACAATTTTCTAGCCCCTTGCCTGCTgccttagggggaaaaaaaaaatctagcctgTGTTTCTATTTTCCACACTTCAAGCCTTCCTCCAGGGAAGCCTGGGTGCTGCAGCAACTCAAgtgagaggagggggaagaagtTGGGAACACCTCTCACTGCTCTGCCACTCAGCCTTTCTCTTGTCCCCCACACTTGCTGGTGTATGCTGTGCACCTGCCTACCTGCCTCCTGTCCCCAGGCATAGAaagcccctcaccaccaccacctgcttCCTTCATCCCATCCCAACCTGATCTGGGTCCCAAGACCCAGCTGCAGTCCATATCTTCTGCCCTCCTGGCCTCCTTTCCACTCCCAAGTTAGAATACCTGTAGCATTTCAACCTTTTGTCCTAGCTGGGGTGGGATCATGTCTGCAACCTCCTCTCCCCCACCAAGTGGCCGCACAGGCTCAAAGAGTAGAAGGAACTTGGGTTTTAGagtcagacctgagttcaaatcctagctcagccacttactagccatgactttggacaagtcacttcacctctttgaaccccagtttctgcatctgtaaaatgggagtgttaACATTTCTGAATAACTCTTGTGTCTCCATCTGCCCATAATTCCCTGAGAtgtactctgtgccaggccctgtgctggatgGTAGGGACCCAACCCTGGGGGAGGCTGGGCCCCAGTGCTCACAGAGTGACCATCCCCAATGGGGCCATGAAgcatttctctcccttctctgggtTCCTGTGCTTCTCTCTGACCCACGCTTGGATCCGCATCCCATGGCCCCTTCTCTATTCACCAGGGCCCACCTGCCCAGCCGCACAGCTTGCAGCAGAGAGATGAAGGTCTTGTCTGTCTGCCGCCACACCTCCGTCAGCTCCAGGGTCACTGGGACACATCTCCTCCAGCTCTTGGCCTGGTGGGGGCAAGACGGGGCGTCAGGGAGCAGAGCAGACCCCTATGGGGGTTAGGGCCAGAGGGTGAGTGCTACCTGGAAGCAGAACTGCGGGGGCTGGGATCCCTTGGTTACAGGCGGCAGCTGCAGGAAGTCCCCACAGATGATGAGCTGGATCCCTCCAAATGGCTTGTTCTGCTGCCGGACAGCTCTGGAGAGGAGCATGTGATGCTTTAGGCGCTGGGGTGAGCGAGTTCCACATGGAAGAACACCAGAACCCAGTCCTCACTGCCCATACTGACCTGGCCACGGCCTCCAGCTTATCAAATAGGTCCGCTTCCACCATGGAGATCTCATCAATGACTAGCCGCTGGCAGTTCAGCCAGCCCTGCCGCACACCTGGCCGCTGGGCCAGGGCCACACACTGGGCCAGGGGAGCCTGACCCGAGCCAATGCCTGTGAGTGACACTATTCAGCCTGGGCTGAGATCCCAGCCCTGTCTCAACCCTGacctcccctctcttcccacctgcctggcttgctcccagcTTAAGTCCCAGAGGCTCTCACTTACCTGCAAAGGCATGGAGGGTAGTACCCCCGATGTGGCAGGCTGCCACCCCAGTGCTGGCAGTGGCCACAGTGCCTGTGGGAGGCAGTGAGCCCAGGATACGCTTCAGCAGATAAGACTTCCCCGTCCCTGGGCAGAAGGCAAAGTCAGGGCCACTTCTCCTCCATCCTAGCACACCACTGTTCTCCCCACACCCACTCTACCCCCCACTACCTGCACTCCCAGTGAAGAAAATGCTCTGGCCTTTCAGGACAACCCTCAGCACAGCAGCCTGTTCCCTGGAAAGCTCTGGTTTGGTGGGGGGCAAGCTCAGCTTCTTCACAGGCAGGGGCCACCTTGGGACTTCCTGGGGGGATAGGGCTGTCTCAGGGCCTCCCCACATTCCCTAGGCATTGCCCCCTCCCTTCTTGGCCTGGTAGCCCTTTGTGTCTCTGCTGGCTTCTCTCCTTGGAGCCCTTGGGCAGCCTCGGTTCACCTGGAGATCTTGCCAGTAACCACAGGGGTCCAGGTCTCTCCTTGAGGAAGGGACCGAGGCTGGATCTCCACTGACTCCTGGT
The genomic region above belongs to Phocoena phocoena chromosome 2, mPhoPho1.1, whole genome shotgun sequence and contains:
- the PIF1 gene encoding ATP-dependent DNA helicase PIF1; translation: MLSGTQAVQAECADAELRCRVAVEELSPGGQPRRRQALRTAELRLGRNERRELMLRLQASGPAGRPRCFALRAARLFTRFAASGRSTLRLPADGAPRTGAVQLLLSDCPPDRLRRFLRTLRLKLAAAPGPGPASARTQLLGPRPRDFVTISPVQPEELRRAAATWVTDSTPVKRPTEPRSGAKPSTEVPRWPLPVKKLSLPPTKPELSREQAAVLRVVLKGQSIFFTGSAGTGKSYLLKRILGSLPPTGTVATASTGVAACHIGGTTLHAFAGIGSGQAPLAQCVALAQRPGVRQGWLNCQRLVIDEISMVEADLFDKLEAVARAVRQQNKPFGGIQLIICGDFLQLPPVTKGSQPPQFCFQAKSWRRCVPVTLELTEVWRQTDKTFISLLQAVRLGRCSDEVTRQLRATAAHRVGRDGIVATRLCTHQDDVALTNERQLQKLPGEVHSFEAMDSDPEQARTLDAQCPVSQLLQLKLGAQVMLVKNLAVSRGLVNGARGVVVGFEAEGRGLPQVRFLCGVTEVIRADRWMVQATGGRLLSRQQLPLQLAWAISIHKSQGMSLDCVEISLGRVFASGQAYVALSRARSLQGLCVLDFDPMVVRCDPRVLSFYATLRQDRGLSLESPDDDEAASDQENVDPNL